From Salvelinus namaycush isolate Seneca chromosome 2, SaNama_1.0, whole genome shotgun sequence, one genomic window encodes:
- the LOC120018051 gene encoding histone H2B gives MPEPAKSAPKKGSKKAVTKTAGKGGKKRRKSRKESYAIYVYKVLKQVHPDTGISSKAMGIMNSFVNDIFERIAGESSRLAHYNKRSTITSREIQTAVRLLLPGELAKHAVSEGTKAVTKYTSSK, from the coding sequence ATGCCCGAGCCAGCAAAGTCCGCGCCCAAGAAGGGCTCCAAGAAAGCCGTCACCAAGACCGCAGGGAAAGGCGGCAAGAAGCGCCGAAAGTCGAGGAAGGAGAGCTACGCAATTTACGTGTACAAAGTGCTGAAGCAGGTCCACCCCGACACCGGCATCTCCTCCAAGGCCATGGGAATCATGAACTCGTTCGTGAACGACATCTTCGAGCGTATCGCCGGAGAGTCCTCTCGCCTGGCCCACTACAACAAGCGTTCCACCATCACCTCCAGGGAGATCCAGACCGCGGTGCGCCTGCTGCTCCCCGGAGAGCTGGCCAAGCACGCGGTGTCCGAGGGCACCAAGGCCGTGACCAAATACACCAGCTCCAAGTAA